From the Scomber japonicus isolate fScoJap1 chromosome 8, fScoJap1.pri, whole genome shotgun sequence genome, the window GGGTGGGATGGGGGCGGGGCAGAGGGAAAACAGGTTAGAGGTCATCTTCTTCATCTGGGAGTGCTGTTTGTGACGCAACCTGTAAAATTAGAAACAACCATTAAAATTAAGTCTGCAACATCTTCTAATCTTGAATGAGGCAAACAAGTTGCTGGACTGATATTACTACATACAGTCACCTTAACAGACTGTATGcctgtatcatcatcatcatcacacttaCTTGGAGCTCCTCCTCATACTTTGCAGCAAGGCTTGGGTCCATCTGGACCTCTGGGGGAGCGAGGGCAGGCATGGCCACAAACTCCAGGTTGGGGTCTCCGATCAACTTCCTTGCTAGCCACAGGAAAGGCTTCTCAAAGTTGTAGTTACTCTTGGCAGAAATGTCATAGTACTGGAGAGAGAGCAGTTTACAGCAGTTAGAAATAATAGTTCAAACCAATGCGCTCCATAATTTACATGTGACTGATGTGTGAGAGCAGTTCTTACCTGCAGGTTCTTCTTGCGGTGAAACACGATGCTTTTGGCTTTTACTTTCCTGTCTTTGATGTCCACCTTGTTGCCACAAAGGACGATGGGAATGTTCTCACAGACACGGACCAGGTCACGATGCCAGTTAGGCACGTTCTTGTAGGTGACTCGAGAGGTGACGTCAAACATGATGATAGCACACTGAGCTGTGGGAGGTGACAGTGAAGTTTTTAATAGACTATAAAAATAGGAgtggttttaaatgaagtctAGAGTGATCAGTTTGAATGTTCAACATTCAATAGCCAGAAAAATTGACCAGAACACTAATATCAGAAAATGAATGACAAGTGTGGCGTGACGTCTGCATGAACCAAGTCTTAGGGATACCTTGAATGTAGTAGCCATCTCTCAGGCCTCCAAACTTCTCCTGACCAGCTGTGTCCCACACATTGTACTTGATGGCTCCTCTGTTGGTGTGGAACATCAGTGGGTGGACCTCTACTCCCAGAGTGGCTAGAATTATGAGAAAACAACAAGGTGCATGAGTGGAGAAATGTGGAAAATATGCCCATTATAAACCCATTAATTTAGGTGGAAATAAAGTTAAGACAAATGGGGAGGACtcaacaattataataataataataataataacaataacaacaacaacaacaacatcatatATGCACAAACAGAAGATCAGAGTAGGACCTTTCTGTGAGTTATGAAGCATATGCTGAGTCTCATTCTGCATCCAATCTACCCAACATTTGATACAGTATAATGTGCCAGTCAAAAGCATGATTGTTAAGTGCTAATTACAAGCTACTATGATGTCTGTTTTCAGGTACATATAGAGTAAACAATTTGTTCACTGTTTGATTATTAGCTTGTGGTAATGTGATTAATTGATGGAAACTGACTGTTGTATCTAATCATCCTGAGGCCACATCTGGGCCAAAAACTTTTTAACCTTTAATATTTCTAATATTATGAAAGATGGAGCATGTTAATTTAATACGAGTTTAAACCCCATGGGGTTCAGCAGGGCCCAGAGCCCACTACTGTGTTAGCCCACCCATGCTGATCAATGTATAATGTCTCACTTCAAGTGACAGGGCATCTCAGAGTTGCCAACTTTAAAGTCCCTATTCActccaaaatatgtttttcatcttGTTCCCACAGTTGGCTAGTTTTGTTTCACTGAACAGAATGATGTGCAgggtttgacactagaaggccaTTTTCAAATGCATCTGCCCAAAGTGGAAAGGTTCTCTACTCATTGAAAATCAATTTTGGGGAAGgcctaccctaaccctcctgatccaatattcaacttacatgtgtgatgtggaaaccttAAGTCTGCAGTGCACAAACACCGAGAACAGACTTTATAGTGGAGTAGGAGACATCTTCTGTTTTGAAATTAtatacttgcatatttatagattgtgggattttttaatgagggaggaGTAGGTGTGActtcaaatattttaacatttaatagttgattttttttgtgcatgtgtgtggaggggggggggttattatTCAAAGGAGAGCATCATGTACACTCTtgaaacatgtctggaggagaTCCTGAACGTATTCTTTGTAATACCCTGATGGGTCCTTCAGTTCACAACATGGGGAAATACTCACCAACATATTTCTTTTCAAACTCTCCCGTTATGTGCCGCTTCACAAACGTTGTTTTGCCTGTGCCTCCATCGCCTACTAACACCAACTGTCAAAACAGGAGAGCAGTTAGTTCAGACTGGTTGGTACTGGTTCGGCACACGGCTGGTTAAGCACAGCTAACAGTTAGTATGGGTCTCCATACCGACATGATTGATAAAATACATACAGGGATGATATTAAGTCACATTTACCTTAAATACCGCCACCGGTACACACTGTGCCATTGAGTCCGCCGTGGTTGCGATTTTTctgtgtaaaacaaaacaaggcgGGACTGTTAGAGCAGCAGGTTATCCGTCGTCCTCCTGTATAGCAAGTTGGACAGTCATCATTTACGCTAAGCTAATGGTGTTAGCAGTCGCCGCATTTACCGCTCCAGATTGAGACCGGGTGGGTTTATACTGAAGTCGGTGATGGTTAAAATAGCAGTTAACGATACTATGGTGCTTTGGGCGGTTTACGTTGTACTGTTAAGTTATAACGTCACCCCGCCACCCGTTACCTAGCGATGACAAATTCTAGCAATTTCTATCCATGCCAATATTCCGGCTCGTTAACATGAACAGTTATTGTTACGTCTAAATATGCTTACTACATGTAAAGCAGCAATACATGCAACAGTGGGCACGGCCTTTTGACCGAAAAGACGACAAAGCTCACTGCTATAGCTGTGTATTAGCACTAGTAGATGCTTGCTAGCTACCGTGCCACTAACGTTGAGTGCGCCATACGACGCGAGACCGCACTTTTTCTTGTTCGACTGGAACAATCGGACTAATGTGTTCCATGTTGCAGTTGATGCCCAATCGTAATAAAAACCACACTTCACACACCAGGCTGGTTGGCATGCACTCAATGATGATCCTGGCAACAAGTCAAAATACATTAACTCCGAGGAATATGCGTGGTTCTTAAGAACAAAGCAATGAAATGAGGGAGAGCTGTGCGTGCTAACATGTTAGCCTCCACGGCATGGAGGCCATTCTTTTCTCCCAGCTAACGGCTAACCTAGCCAGGAGTTAGCATAAGATAATCAATGGCCTAATTCTTCACGTGGTTACACTTAAAAAGCCACATGAACACAAACGCACCACCTCTAAGTTCCATGTTGTTTAAACAGACATCCCTATTAAAGACAAACTTAAATTGTCAGGCTGGCCCAAATATGAGAGGAGTGTGGAGACTCACCGGTGCTGCCGCTTAGAGAGAAAAGGAGTAAATGGCTGCGTTCGCGGGAGATTCAGCGTGGACTATGAGTCAGTTTCCGCCCTTATCACGTGACCACCGCAGCGGTAAAAACGCATTTGATTCTGGATGGGGCACTTCACAGACCATGATTCAGCATGTCCGCAGCCACTTATTCCTAAAGATTATGATACGTAACGCAGCTCATGTACACCCAGTATTACAGCTAATAAAGTATAGTATTGTAAGTACGTGTATTGCATGACTTAAGTGGAAAGAGTGCATTGGGGGCTGTTACTGACTTGCCATGTTTTCTTCCTTCAAAAAATATTAGGAATGCATTAAcgatgttttcattattgattcatctgcgGATTGTTTATTCAGTATTTGATCTgcataatatatttaaaatatatagttATGATGCTCATCAAAAGTCCCTCAAGTCCACTGTCCAATTGCTTATTTTGCCCGACTAATAGACCCAAACTCAATTGCATCGGTGTAGATCAATTGATCTATTTATCGCTACTTGTCAGTGCTACATAATATTTAATAGCGGTTGAGGCTGGGCTGATATTACAGAACCTGCTTTAATTGCTGCTGCAACTAtcaattcttttatttttaattgttaattaatCAACCTGTTAGTTGGTTATCCAAACTTGGCCATCACAAGAGTCTAAGGTGGTCTTCAAACTGCTTAATTTGACTGACTAGCGGTCCAAAACTCCAAAATACTTCATTTAAAGTGACACAAAACAGATCAAATCCTTGCATATTTAAAGATGAAATCAAATAATGTTTGCATTTTTGGTTGATGAATGACTTAAGCAATCAATTAAATAGAAACATTGTTGACT encodes:
- the ran gene encoding GTP-binding nuclear protein Ran, yielding MAQCVPVAVFKLVLVGDGGTGKTTFVKRHITGEFEKKYVATLGVEVHPLMFHTNRGAIKYNVWDTAGQEKFGGLRDGYYIQAQCAIIMFDVTSRVTYKNVPNWHRDLVRVCENIPIVLCGNKVDIKDRKVKAKSIVFHRKKNLQYYDISAKSNYNFEKPFLWLARKLIGDPNLEFVAMPALAPPEVQMDPSLAAKYEEELQVASQTALPDEEDDL